CACTCCCGCAGCCTTGCAAGCGTCGATGACCGCTTTGATCTGTCggacctcgacctcttgcGCATTGACAGAATCTTGGCCGTTGGCAAAGTACGTGGAGAAGACTGTATTACGTGAAACAACGATCAGCGTCAGATACCAGTGTTATGAAGGACGACATGGGATCGTTCGTGACTTGATAGTTAAGATTGATAGGAAAGCAGCATTCAGTACCGTGGCACTGAGTACTGTATGATAACCGCGGGCAGAGGGGGCTGGATGCCGGGATTATAGGGTGTTGCACGAGATCCAACCAGAATATGGAAGACAAGTCGACagggacgagaagagaagtcACTCACAATCAGCATTCACAAAAGCCCCATCCATCCCTTGCAGAAATTGCTTATAGCTTTCCGGATCATCCAGATCTCCTCTGACCATATTCACACCCCTAGCACTCAAAGCTGGATACACAGCGGAAAAGACCGCGATCAGTCAGCGGGACTCTTCTTTTGGTCGAACTCAAGATAGGTCTCGGTCCTGGTCAAGAAGCAGTATCGCAATCGTCCTTCTGTATCGTCAAGCCCCCTCACCTTTCGCTGCTTTCCCATCCACATTCCTCGTCACCCCCATCACCTCGAACCCCCCATCCTCGACCAATTTCTCACATACGCTCCGACCCTGATCACCCGTCGCTGTGAACACTATGATCTTGATCGGGTCGGGGGCCGTGCTCGCTGCTACGGTATTGGGGTTGAGGGGACCCAGTAGACGGTCGATCTTCTGCATGATACGCTTCGGTTGGGTTGGTCGGGTATTGTTGCGGGGAATGAAGATTGAAGGGACTGGATGAGCGGCGATTCTGCTGATAGAGTCGGCTGTTTGGTGGGCTATTTTACCAACGACGATTGTGGAGATCTTTTGCGAAGATTTCAAGACAAGGCGGAGGGGTGTTCTTGCAGTAAGGTCTTAGCAGTTCGTATCGAGGCTGAGAACACAGATGATATGAGTAGGACACACAGTAAGATGATGACCTCGGGGACAGCGGAAAGACTCTGCTATATATCAAGTTACGCATGTCAGTACAAGTCACAGTGTCCAACAATCGTACCCCGCATtcgtcatccatccattctCTTTGATTACTAAGTAGTGCCTGATCGGATGCATAAAAAAACCGACTTGCAACCTTATCATCCAGATCCCATACTGTACTGCTCGTATCAATAACAACGACTCACATGCATATGAACACCCTACAATACCAGATCCCAGTACGACTGACATACATGTGAAGTACACACCGCTGCCCCGAAACTACAAACGCGCATCGACTCTCGCTCCCGCTGGTACTGATACTCCTGCTCCCGAACCACTCTTACCCGCCCAGATCTCCTTTCCCCAAACCTCCTCTATGGCATCTTCAATACTGGCCACGAACACGAACTGTatatccttcttcacctgtTGAGGAACATCCGATTCAACTTCCTTTCTGTTTCCCGCGGGCATGATGATCCTGATAGACGGTAAATGTGCTGTTTAGCGGAGAGCAGAAACGACTGAAAGGTACCCGCTCAGACCAGATCTGCAGgaaaactcaccttgtgaTTCCAGACCGATGAGCACCAAGAgtcttctctttcacaCCGCCTATCCTTAATCTATCTAcgtcgtcagcttgtgCCTTGTCATTTCATAATGTTAAAATTGAGGCAGCTCACACTTTGCCCCTCAACGACATCTCTCCGGTCACAGCCAGTGTATGCGGCACAGGTGTACCCGTCAGCAGGCTAATGAAGGCTAGAACCGTTCCAATACCGGCACTCGGGccgtccttcttgaccgCTCCTTCGGGTGTATGGTACTGGGCTCTGTCAGCTCTGCTCCCCTGGCTGGAGACTAGCAGAGAGCTCACATGAATGTCATAGCCTTTCAGCGGATCTTGAGTTGTGGTCAAAGTGATACCCAAGCTCAAAGATCGAGACTTGACCTGTTCGTCCGGGGTCAGCATGCTATGCGCAGTCGAGAAGGGCAATTCGCACTGACCCAGGTCAAGCATAACTCGATACTCTCTCGGAACACCTCTCCCAAACGCCCTGTGATGACCAGTCTGCCGTTCCCACCGGGAATCAAGAGCGTTTCCAGGACGAGGACTGATCCATTGCCGGATCCATCGTATGTCAGCCCGCTGTGTGAAGAAAACAAATCGTCAACTCGATTCCAAGTACTACTGTGGACAGTGATGTgagtcactcacttgaccaTACCCGGCCGAAGTTCCCCGTCTTTCGCCTCCGGTAAGAACCTCGAGGCCCCAAGTATTGTCTCGACGtccccttctccaatgTGAGTTTCGAAACTTGGTCCCTCTTGCTTGGCGGCACCCCGCTCTCTCCAGGCTGTATACTCAACCGCTTTCGTTCTGCACAGTTTGCCTAATTCGCGCTCGAGTGAACGAACGCCTGACTGTTCACACACATCATTTCAGCGATTTGACCTTTCACAACCgaatatcatcatcaacactcacctcccagGTATACTCCGTAATGACCTTTTCCAGCACCTTGTCCTCTACTTTGACCAAATCCTGGTTTAATCCACTCTCCTTGATCTGTTTGGGCAACAAAAATTTCCGAGCGATGGCTAATTTCTCCGGCGTGATGTATCCCGAGCACTCTATAATCTCACAACGGTCTCGCAAGGGCCATGACATGGTATCGAGCGAGTTTGCAGTGGCAATGAACAGCACCTGGGAAAGGTCGATGGGTACGTCACCTAGATAGCTGCATTTATTTCTCAGCTTAATCGACAAGGCAAAAGAACCGTACACCACAGAAGGGATGGGACTGCTGACAAACGACTTACTGATCATGGAAGTTCCAATTCTGAGCAGGATCCAATGCCTCGAGCAGTGCAGCGGAAGGATCACCATGGAAGTTCGATGTACCGACTGTGATGATAATCTGTCAGATGATTCTTGGTCTgcgagatgatgattggCTCGCCTTTGTCGAGCTcatcaagaaggatgagtgGATTCGACACTCTCACTTTCCTCATTGCTTGCACAAGCAGACCAGGTAAAGCGCCAACGTAGCTGAATAAGAACATCAGCTTTGGCTACTGTCGTATGAAAAGCTGGCGCAAAGTCGACTGACGTCCTTCGATGACCTCGAATCTCGGCTTCATCCCTTACTCCACCGAGAGAGATCCGGTGGAACTTTCGACCCAAAGAGTTAGCCAGAGACCTTGCGATGGAGCTGCAAGACCATCAATCAGCTGCATTGTCGAGTTTTACAATTGACTAGCTCACGTCTTTCCCACACCCGGTGGACCAACGAGCAGAAGGATAGGTCCCTTATCCCTATACACGTCATCTGGTGGGTCGTCCTCCTGATCATGCGCCTGCGGAGCTTCGGAGCCTTCGTTCAGTTTTTGTCTGTCTGACGCTGGGACAAGCTCAAGCAGATTGTCCGCTACTTCCCCGTCGAGTTGCTGGACATTCATATCTCCGTTGGGAGCAGGGATAGTAAAAGcttttttcttttcttgtTCCTCTTGAAACAATTGCTTTTTCAACCTGTtttgaggatgagctgtCCATTTTATCTAAGGGGCGATATATTCGAGCAGCGCACCTGTACACCGCGAGATACTCCACCACTCTCCTTTTGACCTTGTCCAAACCCTCGTGTTCCTcatccaacatcttcctcgcttgATCCAGGTTGATGtccatccccttctccccgaCTCTCTTCCACGGTAAGGCCAAGATCCACTCGACGTAGGTCTTCGAGACGCCATATTCTGCAGATTGCGGTGGGATCTTGTTCAGTCGAGCGAGCTCGCGGGTGAGAGCTAGCTGAGCTGGATGTGTCAGTTCAGGTTGACGAGACTGAAAGAGTTTGTGGATTGAGTGTAAGTCTTCTGGTATGTTAGGCATAGAGTCTGGCTTGGGATTCGCTTGAGAACCAGGTCGAGGACGTCCGACTGCCGACAAGGTGGAGGCAGGAGCCTTGATGAGTCGCCTGTCTCTCGAAAGAGGTGTATcggcaggaggaggaataCCTCGACTGATCATCATTCCCACGAGTAGCTCTTTCACCATCTGACATCGTTCTTCTACATCTGGGTTCCCCAACAACTCAACCCTCTGTTCCCAAGTCACACCGAGAATGGTGACAAGTAGATCTGCTAATAGAGACAGCGGCACCGTCGACAGTCTAGAATGTATCTGTGTGGGGAGCAGCCGTAGTGCAAACGGGAGGAGGTCGGTAGGTGGCTGAGGTGATGGTAGCGGGGGTAGAGGGATCGAATAAGCTGAGGTGTGGAGAGGTATGTTGGGCAGGATGGACAGGACTGGCGGTAGCGACCGAGGCAGCCGTATGCGGGTCTGAGATATAAGGTATTACGGATAGAATCAACGATCGCTATACTTCGCGCTGCTCGTAGCAGGGGTGTGCGGAGATGTAAGACTCACCAGTCCCTCGACAACAAGTAGATAGCCATCAACCTCGTCCTTGCTCCTTTCGATGCCTTTGATCCTGGCGGCTGGATGAGCAAGTCAGCATATCCACTAAGAACAGTTTGACCTCGGTAGCGTCCCTTTGAGACtaaggggagagagaggaagtcCTTGCCAAGAAGGGGTAGCCATAGCTATGCCACACCGGCAAAAGTAAGGAAAGACATCGAGAGACAGATATCTGGACGACCATGACCCAGCCGATTCCAAGTACAGGCACAACGACGGAATGGGAGACTCGTGTGAGAAAAGTCCGGCGGAGTTGAAAGCTGCCAGGATGAAATGACACAGACTCCGCGCTTAGGGACGACCGAAGGAAACGTTGGAACGACCAAGGGGCCAGACAGAAATCCACACAACATgtgtcactcaccacaaCCCCATCTCCCCACCctcctctcaatctccacGACGGGAACCACACCCACCAccctcccctctcctccctgtCCAGACCTCTCCTTGCCGGCGTTCTGCGCAACGCTCTCCAGCACCTGCGCCAATTGGgtagaggtgagtgagatcgTGGCTCTGAGATGAGGGTAGAGAACTTGGggtggtggaaggggaATGAGAGGTAAGGAGGAAGGTAAGAGGGGTGTTGTCATCTTGCTCGATATACTACAGAGTCACGACGTGCTCCTATCCTCTAGATGTATTCTCTGGCCTCGTCGCACGGATTGTTCCTAACTCAATACGTGCTGCTTAAGAGGTCGAtatcgaggaagagactCTGTTGAGGTGAGAAGATATTCGGATATGGAGGCAAACTAGCGAGATACACAAATACAAGTTGGAGGATATCGGGGAAATCGACAACACGCAAAGATCGATGATATCGATGAATGACAATGATCACCTCCGGTTAATCATCCTTAGCCGAGCAATGGCCTCATCCGACTCTTTCGCCACCAGTGCCCCACCTGTTTGACCATGGCATGGTGTATTCACAGTGCATTCTCGTCACGCAGGTACCATCGTCGTGGTACAAATACATAGATACTATACACAGTATGTCGCTTCTTCCTAGACTCGTTCGACTCCAAATATGAATTGGCTACACTGTCCAACAACTTCTTGGCTCTCCCTAACGTTCCCAGTCCTTGGTCTTTTATACGTAATCACTCCTTGCCCTCGCTCTTTCTAGCTGCGCCTGGCTTCTCCGCCGAGTTCTCGCTTGGTGCTGGCGTCGAGGCGAGAGGAGTAGGAACAGACTTGAACTTCGgcgtcctcttcgcttgGACAGGTTGCGGACTTAAGATGCCTGGACCGCCCGCTCCGACCGGTACCGAAGTGATCACCGCAGCAGGAGCGCTGCCGACCGAGCCTTGTGCTGCACTGATTCCGATAGGCGGAGTGGGTTGTCGTGATGGAGCCGCACTGCTAGATCTCCCTGCCGAAAccgtcctcatcgctgccccaggaggagaagcggaCACAGGGGCACCTGAGGCAcctcccattctcctccGACCTCGTTCCATCATCAATGCTTCGCTCAGCAAGTTGGcattggaaggaggagcgacATTCGGGGTAGTGGCAAGACCACTTGACAGAAGCCTGGCAGGTACAGCCGACACCGGTGCACCTTTGACAGGTACTGGCACCGTCGTGCTTGGAGCCGAAGGTGTCACATCGAAGTTGGTGCGACcgttgatcttgacctCTGATTGAGTTCTCGATGGTGGCTTGCTTTCGTCCAAAGCGGACGTGATGTCCATCTCGGATGGCGAGGCAGTTCGTTTGACGTCTCCGCCCATGCCAACTGCAGCGTTCTTTCCTTCAGGAGTGGCAGTGACAATGACCTTGGGTTCCTCCACCGTCCTTGCTCGACCAGGTTGAGAAATGGGTCTTTTACCCAGAGTGAACTTGGGTATAGGCAACTTCGGAATAACACGCCTTGGCGCGGATGTGGGGACAGCAGGTCGATCGATATCCGCATCATTGGTAGGAGGCAAAGGGGTTCCGGAGGCAACTGCGAGTTCCTGTCGTGCCAACGCAGCCTTTCTTGCTGCGAGCATAGCTTCGCGGGGAACAAACGCAGATGCTTCGGATCGTGGGACACCATGCTCATCATATCTACACATTTCGATCAGTATTGTGCTGTGTTTCTCCCCACTCCAaaacactcactcatcgTAGATTTCTTCGCCGATCAGTTCTTCGAGCACATCCTCGAGGGTGATGATACCAAGCGGTGCGCCTTCCAGACCATCGAAGAACTACGAGCTGTTAGCTCTACCCACAAACCGAGTAGTCCCTGCTAATGAACTCACTTTCTCCACTGCATCGGCCGGCATTTGCGCATCAGCAGGTACAGTCTGTTCCAGTTGCGTCAACTTTGCCGCCTGCACTATacccgtcttcttcttcttctgctcggCTTCTTGTTTTGCTGtctccttgacctcgtCGGCAGCTGTAGAAGGACCGGTCGCAGAGCTTGGGCTGACAGCAGTAGTAGTGGAAGCAGATGTCGACCTCTTActcatcttctttctcttcttcttctcacccTTTTCGGCTCGTTCCACATCCGTTTCGCTGTCTGATGAGCTGTTGTCGGAATCGGAGCTAGACCTATGTCCGCCGTGGGAGATCTCCGCGACTTTCCTCATGAATCGTTGTCGAAGACCACCTGCAGCCGCCGTCATGACCGACTCCGCGTCTTCAGGATCATTCTCAACTCGACGGTTTCGACGTGAGACAATAGCCATATGTGAACGGCCTAAGCAGATTGTCAGCTGCGCGATCGCTATTCAATTCGATCAGACACACCTTCTTGGAAAACGTTGAGCATGCCCGTCAATTTTTCGTCCCAGGGCACTGTAGGAATTGCGTTGATCGGAATTGACGCAAGCGGAGTCGCGTCTACAAGAGTGTCAGCGCGCTTGCATTTTGCCCTTAATCGGCCACACCTACCCTCTGGATCTAGCAGCACACAGCTCTTGACGAGAAGACTTCCCATGACCTTCTTaaccatcttcgtcttgtTGGTACCGAGGGTaggcgaagagagattgatATCGGGCACCTCGACCATTTGATACACCTGAGCATGGGTTAGAAGCAGCTCAAAGGAGAACTCTACAAGTACCCACAGGGATACGCGAGTGCCCAGACCTGACAACATGACCTAGGGTCTCGTAATCCAGTTTCGCCTCAATAGGAAGCATCTGCCAACACCAGAAGATGAGCATTTTAAATTATACCCTATCTAATCTGTTTTTCGACTCACAAATACTTGATCGATGGGGGTCATAGCCTCTTTGACTGTCTTTTGAGCGAGATCCAGGGCTCCTTGCGCCATCTGGACTGTatcaagatcgagatcaccCCCAGCCTCCGCTCCCGCCGCATGCATCTTGATGAGTTCTCGGAGCTCGCTTCGACGATAGATAATACCGTGATGGGCACCGAGGATATACTCGAGCAATTTCGCAACGGGCCAGGCGACTGGGAAAGCGACCCACATCATAACGCGGACGGGCCACGCCATTCGAGCACCGATCAGGAGACCGTATCGAGAGCACACCGACTGTGGGATAATTTCGGCAAATCTGAAAATATAAAAATCAGTGGGGTTTCCTGTGGTCCACAGGAGAGACCGCTCACACGACAACCATGGCTGTACTTGCTACTACAGCCTGGATACCACCGCCAATCACACCGTCCATGACTACAGGCAGAGCCTCATTGACGATCATATTACCCAAAATCAAGGTTgtcagaaggagatgagagtcCTTTCTGCGTGGCGCAAGATCGCAACGGTCAGCCGCGATCCTCTGGGCATACGGGAGTAAGAAAAGGTGAGGGGGGTGCGaatgaaggagatgaacgaTAGGCGCGACCGGGTCCTGGAAAGGTAAGAAGAAGACGCATGACATTCGAGAGTACCGACCGAACCAGTCGGAATAGCACATCGAAGGCAACAGTAAAGTGAGGATCATGAAAGTGTGGACTCACCTGACTGGCAGAATCTGACGAGCATATTCTTGCTGTTTAGGTGTACCTGAGATAGAGAGGACCTGAAGCTGAGTAGGATCGACTGAGAAGTATCTGCGGGAGAGACACGACGGTGATTCAGCCTCACGATCGTTGATATATTATGATACGCTTCTGAGATACTCACCCAAGTGTCAATCCTGCAAACATTCCACTAAGAGCGACCAGTACAGGAATCATGCAAGCTTCGACAATCCCAGTATGATCCAGTTCCCTCTTGTACATGCTCCCTCCAGACATCGAGTAGGGATTGGGTTGATTGCCCGTAAATGTGGTAAGGGTTGATCCAACATAGTTGAAAGCTGAAGCTAAGAGGGATAGGATGGGGGTACGATGGGTTCTGGTATTCTCAACAGCGGGATAGGAAGTGTATGGGTCTTCGATCGGCTTGGCAGTTGCGAGTGGGAGGAGGCATGCGATGAGGAATATTGCGGGTAAGAGACTGGTGGTGAAGTGGCGAGTGCGGATTCTCCGCGCGATCGAAACATGTCTGTCATTtttgttcttcttgctgGTATTTCTGTACCCTTCGTCGTGGGGGCTGATCAAGAGGGTGGCAGAGTGTTGCTCGACCTCGTTGGCCGATTGATTCAGTTCATGAGcggtgatgttgatgttAGAACGACTTGACGGTCGTATACCTTCCGGAAGCGGTGGCTCGCTACTACTTTCTTCGATCATCCGGTGTATAAAAGTGATTCTTCCTGCGATTATCGAATCGACGTCGGGTACGATGGCACAATGTTTGAAGTGTAGTATATGAATGCGAAGAGGTTCGATCCTCGAGTGTCGGAGTGAGATaaagtgagagagaagaacaaaGGGTGGTAGCGAGTGATCAGTAGATAGTAAATCGCTGCACCATATGGGTTCATAAACACGCCAAGATGATCGAATTTCTATTAACGGTTCTGTCTGAGTGCACTATCTATGCCACCCATTTAGGTGATGACCGGTGACGTAGAGAGGCCTCATGCGGTGTAACTGGCTTGGTCATAGATCACCGGAGTGTACCAATCTGATAAGAacaggaggatgacgacgatgctATGGGATACGACCAATGCTATAGATGTGCTATAAATGGACCCGAACTGCGAAGACGGCAATGATTATGCTTGTCTACCCATTCAAAATatccttccactcctctGACAAGCCTTCTCGGATCTTATATCCCTCCTCGCCGAGCCACTCTCTTACGATCTGcgcctcatcgtccactcCTCTATCCAGTACATCGACCCTGCCAGTGCCCTCCAAACAAAGGGCGGCCCAACCAaccaccatcatcccagGTGGTCTCTCCTCGACTTTCCGCAAAGCTTCTTCGATCCCGCCTAAAGTCGAAAGTATCACCCTTTGATCAGGTGAACTCGCTCTTTCTACGATCCCGATTGGCAGATGTTTAGGATACGCCGCTCCGTCTCGCCCTGCTGCCTCCGACTCGGTCAAAACCTGAATGATCTGATTGATCCTTGCCACGCCCATGAGCATGACGAGAGTTCGACTCTTGACATAACCAGGTAGTTGAACCGACTTTCCCTGTCTCCCTACTCCGGTACACATCACAAGACTCTCAGCTACCCCACGTTGAGTAACCGGTATGCCCATCATCAGTGGCGCTGCAAGAGCCGACGAGATACCCGGGATGACGACAGATTCGAACCCATGGTCTCTGAAATAAAGCACCTCCTCACCGCCTCGACCATAAACGAAGGGGTCTCCTTGCTTGAGTCGCACAACGATTTCTCCCCTCTTCGCACCTTCTAGTGCTAgttccatcatctcatttTGTGCCCCTTCGGCATTGCCGGGAAACTTCTTCGCGATGTGAAGTTTTGTTGTGGACGGAATGAGAGCGAGGATCTCGGACGGTACGAGTTTGTCAGAAAggatgagagtggaagTCTTCAGGGCGTGATGAGCCGCCACTGTGAGAAGTCCAGGGTGACCAGGTCCAGATCCGATAAGGAGTATGCGACCTTTGCCTTTACCCTTGCCCTCATGATGGGGAAGCGGTCCAGATCCAGACCACAATTCCAGTGCCGAATCCAtatcctcgtccttcaaTCGAGCCAGGTGTTCAAAGCTGTAGTACTCTGACATCTGGTGCACCCATCGCATCCTTCTTAGCTGCTGTTCCTCATCGCTGAAATGAATCTCGAACTTGTCCACAGATGTCCGACGTGAGATCGAAGGCGTACCGATCTGAGGCACAGGGGTGTTGAGAGGGCCAccgtcctcctccgacAGCTTGAGGGCCTTCGCCTTCGCACGAGCCCGAAGTCGCCCGACATTGTCAACCGCAGCACCAACATTGTCGGGCAGTCTGGATACAATGTCACGCTTGATCCTGCCGCTAAGTCGACATCCTTGTCCGTTCGTCGATACAGCGACCTGTAGATTACTGGGCTCTCCGTTGTTGCCGATGAAGCGATGGACAGAGGGGAAAGTGTAAGTCGAAAGGGCAGGGTGGTCAGACACGTTGATGGGAACTCGGAGCAAAGAGCATGCCTTGAAGATAGTTTGAGCAGATGAGACCGATCGTCGAGTAGAAGCTCCAAGAAGCGTGTCTGCGACACAGACAAGAGCAATATCTCGATCTGCCAGAGCCTTCTTCCAAGCTTGGGTTCCGTCCGTGTGAAGCTGAGTGTAGGTGATCCTGCCTTGTTCCTCGAGGAGTTGAGTCTCTTGGGCAACCTTGCTAAGGGGCAATTGAGAAGTGACGATTACATTTGCACCAGCCTCGAAGAAAGTCGATGCTCGACTGGCTGCAAGGCGATTGGATCCAACAACAAGAACGGACAAACCAcgaggatggaaggtgagtggaagagCAGCGCTACTCTGTGCAGTAGGCAGGTCACCGCTAAGGACATCGTCAGAGATCCCTTCGATCAGATCTTGCGTGGCGGCTCCTTCTTGTATCGTAATTTCCGGGCCATCAGGCTTGCCAGTTGAGTTGCGATCGGTCGCTTGTTCGAGGTATGCGATTTGATTGACAGTATCCCGTATCAGGGCGTTGGCGATGAATCGTCCGAGCACAACACATACAAAGATTGGCATGAGAGTTCTGGCACTAAATAGAGGACGGTCAGCTATGCTCAACTCTGTGAAGACGTGACAATAGGCAGACTGATCCTCACCACTAG
Above is a window of Kwoniella newhampshirensis strain CBS 13917 chromosome 9, whole genome shotgun sequence DNA encoding:
- a CDS encoding uroporphyrinogen-III C-methyltransferase, producing the protein MRLDEKRPALWVEHVLPDLPASGSHSGFLDANTVSVVVELLLTAEYLFLRHASTRIPSEVRNPQRRNHGHAPVVGFAGALLARTLMPIFVCVVLGRFIANALIRDTVNQIAYLEQATDRNSTGKPDGPEITIQEGAATQDLIEGISDDVLSGDLPTAQSSAALPLTFHPRGLSVLVVGSNRLAASRASTFFEAGANVIVTSQLPLSKVAQETQLLEEQGRITYTQLHTDGTQAWKKALADRDIALVCVADTLLGASTRRSVSSAQTIFKACSLLRVPINVSDHPALSTYTFPSVHRFIGNNGEPSNLQVAVSTNGQGCRLSGRIKRDIVSRLPDNVGAAVDNVGRLRARAKAKALKLSEEDGGPLNTPVPQIGTPSISRRTSVDKFEIHFSDEEQQLRRMRWVHQMSEYYSFEHLARLKDEDMDSALELWSGSGPLPHHEGKGKGKGRILLIGSGPGHPGLLTVAAHHALKTSTLILSDKLVPSEILALIPSTTKLHIAKKFPGNAEGAQNEMMELALEGAKRGEIVVRLKQGDPFVYGRGGEEVLYFRDHGFESVVIPGISSALAAPLMMGIPVTQRGVAESLVMCTGVGRQGKSVQLPGYVKSRTLVMLMGVARINQIIQVLTESEAAGRDGAAYPKHLPIGIVERASSPDQRVILSTLGGIEEALRKVEERPPGMMVVGWAALCLEGTGRVDVLDRGVDDEAQIVREWLGEEGYKIREGLSEEWKDILNG
- a CDS encoding ATP-dependent protease La, with product MTTPLLPSSLPLIPLPPPQVLYPHLRATISLTSTQLAQVLESVAQNAGKERSGQGGEGRVVGVVPVVEIERRVGRWGCAARIKGIERSKDEVDGYLLVVEGLTRIRLPRSLPPVLSILPNIPLHTSAYSIPLPPLPSPQPPTDLLPFALRLLPTQIHSRLSTVPLSLLADLLVTILGVTWEQRVELLGNPDVEERCQMVKELLVGMMISRGIPPPADTPLSRDRRLIKAPASTLSAVGRPRPGSQANPKPDSMPNIPEDLHSIHKLFQSRQPELTHPAQLALTRELARLNKIPPQSAEYGVSKTYVEWILALPWKRVGEKGMDINLDQARKMLDEEHEGLDKVKRRVVEYLAVYRLKKQLFQEEQEKKKAFTIPAPNGDMNVQQLDGEVADNLLELVPASDRQKLNEGSEAPQAHDQEDDPPDDVYRDKGPILLLVGPPGVGKTSIARSLANSLGRKFHRISLGGVRDEAEIRGHRRTYVGALPGLLVQAMRKVRVSNPLILLDELDKVGTSNFHGDPSAALLEALDPAQNWNFHDHYLGDVPIDLSQVLFIATANSLDTMSWPLRDRCEIIECSGYITPEKLAIARKFLLPKQIKESGLNQDLVKVEDKVLEKVITEYTWESGVRSLERELGKLCRTKAVEYTAWRERGAAKQEGPSFETHIGEGDVETILGASRFLPEAKDGELRPGMVNGLTYDGSGNGSVLVLETLLIPGGNGRLVITGRLGEVFRESIELCLTWVKSRSLSLGITLTTTQDPLKGYDIHYHTPEGAVKKDGPSAGIGTVLAFISLLTGTPVPHTLAVTGEMSLRGKVLRIGGVKEKTLGAHRSGITRIIMPAGNRKEVESDVPQQVKKDIQFVFVASIEDAIEEVWGKEIWAGKSGSGAGVSVPAGARVDARL